From Catharus ustulatus isolate bCatUst1 chromosome 6, bCatUst1.pri.v2, whole genome shotgun sequence, a single genomic window includes:
- the LOC116998133 gene encoding transmembrane protein 178B-like — MAAAAQALSGTGLLLAAAALALLAVAIGTDSWYETDARRHRERCRGFGHKRSDPPGSMSAPSSHLPLRARPPRALLPGRPPAPAPAAAASAALDSHCGRRFNSTVSGLWRRCHRAGYEPDSEELIRKGVIQRCTAVKYHYTSSSLPRNLPINITNTIRQDEWHALHLRRMTAGFIGMAVSIILFGWIIGVLGCCKQQELMQYVAGLLFLMGGTCCIISLCTCVAGINFELSRYPRYVYGLPEDISHGYGWSMFCAWGGLGLTLLAGFLCTLAPSLNTSRASVQKPRQENGAV; from the exons ATGGCGGCCGCGGCTCAGGCGCTCAGCGGCACCGGGCTGCTcctggccgccgccgccctcgCCCTCCTGGCCGTGGCCATCGGCACCGACTCCTGGTACGAGACGGACGCGCGGCGGCACCGCGAGCGCTGCCGCGGCTTCGGCCACAAGCGCAGCGACCCGCCCGGCTCCATGTCGGCGCCCAGCTCGCACCTGCCGCTCCGCGCCCGACCCCCGCGGGCGCTCCTGCCCGGCCGCCCCCCGGCCCCcgcgccggccgccgccgcttccgCCGCGCTGGACTCGCACTGCGGCCGCCGCTTCAACTCCACCGTCTCGGGGCTCTGGAGGCGCTGCCACCGCGCGGGCTACGAGCCGGACAGCGAGGAGCTCATCCGGAAAG GAGTCATTCAGCGCTGCACTGCTGTGAAGTACCACTacacctccagctccctgcctcgCAACTTACCCATCAACATCACCAACACCATCCGGCAGGATGAGTGGCACGCGCTCC atCTGCGGAGGATGACAGCTGGCTTCATTGGCATGGCAGTCTCCATCATCCTGTTTGGGTGGATCATtggtgtgctgggctgctgcaaaCAGCAGGAGCTCATGCAGTACGTGGCTGGGCTGCTCTTCCTAATGGGAG GTACTTGCTGTATCATCTCACTCTGCACATGCGTAGCAGGGATCAATTTTGAGTTATCCCGCTATCCTCGCTACGTCTATGGGCTGCCAGAGGACATCAGTCATGGCTATGGCTGGTCCATGTTCTGTGCCTGGGGGGGCCTGGGCCTCACCCTGCTGGCTGGGTTCCTCTGCACATTGGCCCCATCACTCAACACCTCCCGGGCATCCGTACAAAAACCCAGACAAGAAAATGGGGCTGTGTGA
- the PSMC3 gene encoding 26S proteasome regulatory subunit 6A, with amino-acid sequence MASVWDESEDGVGEEVLKMSTEEIVQRTRLLDSEIKIMKSEVLRVTHELQAMKDKIKENSEKIKVNKTLPYLVSNVIELLDVDPNDQEEDGANIDLDSQRKGKCAVIKTSTRQTYFLPVIGLVDAEKLKPGDLVGVNKDSYLILETLPTEYDSRVKAMEVDERPTEQYSDIGGLDKQIQELVEAIVLPMNHKEKFENLGIQPPKGVLMYGPPGTGKTLLARACAAQTKATFLKLAGPQLVQMFIGDGAKLVRDAFALAKEKAPSIIFIDELDAIGTKRFDSEKAGDREVQRTMLELLNQLDGFQPNTQVKVIAATNRVDILDPALLRSGRLDRKIEFPMPNEEARARIMQIHSRKMNVSPDVNYEELARCTDDFNGAQCKAVCVEAGMIALRRGATELTHEDYMEGILEVQAKKKANLQYYA; translated from the exons ATGGCGTCGGTGTGGGATGAGTCGGAG GACGGCGTCGGCGAGGAGGTGCTGAAGATGTCCACGGAGGAGATCGTGCAGCGCACCCGCCTCCTCGACAGCGAGATCAAG ATCATGAAGAGTGAGGTACTGAGAGTGACCCATGAGCTCCAGGCCATGAAAGACAAGATCAAAGAGAACAGTGAGAAGATCAAAGTGAACAAAACCCTGCCATACCTTGTCTCCAATGTTATTGAG CTGCTGGATGTTGACCCAAATGaccaggaggaggatggagcaAACATTGACCTGGATTCCCAGAGAAAGGGCAAGTGTGCTGTGATTAAGACCTCTACACGTCAG ACATATTTCCTGCCTGTTATTGGGTTGGTTGATGCTGAGAAGTTGAAGCCTGGAGATCTGGTG GGGGTGAACAAAGACTCTTACTTGATCCTGGAGACTCTGCCTACTGAGTATGATTCACGGGTGAAAGCCATGGAGGTGGATGAGAGGCCCACAGAGCAGTACAGTGACATCGGGGGGCTGGATAAACAAATCCAAGAG CTCGTGGAGGCCATTGTCCTGCCGATGAATCATAAggagaaatttgaaaatttgggCATACAGCCACCCAAAGGAGTCCTTATGTATGGGCCTCCAGGAACAGGGAAGACACTTTTAGCTCGAGCATGTGCTGCCCAGACCAAG GCCACATTCCTGAAGCTGGCAGGTCCACAGCTTGTGCAGATGTTCATCGGTGATGGAGCGAAGCTGGTACGTGATGCTTTTGCTCTCGCGAAGGAAAAAGCTCCTTCCATCATTTTCATTGATGAACTGGATGCCATTGGCACTAAAAG GTTTGACAGTGAGAAGGCCGGTGACCGGGAGGTGCAGAGGACCATGCTGGAGCTGCTTAATCAACTTGATGGTTTCCAGCCCAACACACAAGTCAAG GTGATTGCTGCAACCAACCGGGTTGATATCTTGGACCCAGCTTTGCTCCGATCCGGACGATTAGATCGGAAAATTGAGTTCCCAATGCCTAATGAAGAGGCCAGAGCCAGAATTATGCAGATTCATTCACGCAAAATGAATGTCAG CCCTGACGTGAACTATGAGGAACTGGCTCGCTGCACAGATGATTTCAATGGAGCCCAGTGCAAGGCTGTGTGTGTTGAAGCG GGGATGATTGCCCTCCGCCGTGGAGCTACAGAGCTCACCCACGAGGACTACATGGAAGGAATCTTGGAGGttcaagcaaagaaaaaagccaatCTGCAGTACTATGCCTGA